A window of Rhinolophus ferrumequinum isolate MPI-CBG mRhiFer1 chromosome X, mRhiFer1_v1.p, whole genome shotgun sequence contains these coding sequences:
- the PLP1 gene encoding myelin proteolipid protein isoform X2 has product MGLLECCARCLVGAPFASLVATGLCFFGVALFCGCGHEALTGTEKLIETYFSKNYQDYEYLINVIHAFQYVIYGTASFFFLYGALLLAEGFYTTGAVRQIFGDYKTTICGKGLSATFVGITYALTVVWLLVFACSAVPVYIYFNTWTTCQSIAFPSKTSASIGSLCADARMYGVLPWNAFPGKVCGSNLLSICKTAEFQMTFHLFIAAFVGAAATLVSLLTFMIAATYNFAVLKLMGRGTKF; this is encoded by the exons ATGG GCTTGTTAGAGTGCTGTGCAAGATGTCTCGTAGGGGCCCCCTTTGCTTCCCTGGTGGCCACTGGATTGTGTTTCTTTGGGGTAGCACTGTTCTGTGGCTGTGGACATGAAGCACTCACTGGCACAGAAAAACTAATTGAGACCTATTTCTCCAAAAACTATCAGGACTATGAGTATCTCATCAATGT GATCCATGCCTTCCAGTATGTCATCTATGGAActgcctctttcttcttcctttatggGGCCCTCCTGCTGGCTGAGGGCTTCTACACCACCGGCGCAGTCAGGCAGATCTTTGGCGACTACAAGACCACCATCTGCGGCAAGGGCCTGAGTGCAACG TTTGTGGGCATCACCTATGCCCTGACCGTTGTGTGGCTCCTGGTGTTTGCCTGTTCTGCTGTGCCTGTGTACATTTACTTCAACACCTGGACCACCTGCCAGTCTATTGCCTTTCCCAGCAAGACCTCTGCCAGTATAGGCAGCCTCTGTGCAGATGCCAGAATGTACG GTGTTCTCCCATGGAATGCTTTCCCCGGCAAGGTGTGTGGCTCCAACCTTCTGTCCATCTGCAAAACAGCTGAG TTCCAAATGACCTTCCACCTGTTCATTGCTGCATTTGTGGGGGCTGCAGCCACACTGGTTTCTCTG CTCACCTTCATGATTGCTGCCACTTACAACTTTGCCGTCCTTAAGCTCATGGGCCGAGGCACCAAGTTCTGA
- the PLP1 gene encoding myelin proteolipid protein isoform X1, protein MGLLECCARCLVGAPFASLVATGLCFFGVALFCGCGHEALTGTEKLIETYFSKNYQDYEYLINVIHAFQYVIYGTASFFFLYGALLLAEGFYTTGAVRQIFGDYKTTICGKGLSATVTGGQKGRGSRGQHQAHSLERVCHCLGKWLGHPDKFVGITYALTVVWLLVFACSAVPVYIYFNTWTTCQSIAFPSKTSASIGSLCADARMYGVLPWNAFPGKVCGSNLLSICKTAEFQMTFHLFIAAFVGAAATLVSLLTFMIAATYNFAVLKLMGRGTKF, encoded by the exons ATGG GCTTGTTAGAGTGCTGTGCAAGATGTCTCGTAGGGGCCCCCTTTGCTTCCCTGGTGGCCACTGGATTGTGTTTCTTTGGGGTAGCACTGTTCTGTGGCTGTGGACATGAAGCACTCACTGGCACAGAAAAACTAATTGAGACCTATTTCTCCAAAAACTATCAGGACTATGAGTATCTCATCAATGT GATCCATGCCTTCCAGTATGTCATCTATGGAActgcctctttcttcttcctttatggGGCCCTCCTGCTGGCTGAGGGCTTCTACACCACCGGCGCAGTCAGGCAGATCTTTGGCGACTACAAGACCACCATCTGCGGCAAGGGCCTGAGTGCAACGGTAACAGGGGGCCAGAAGGGGAGGGGTTCCAGAGGCCAACATCAAGCTCATTCTTTGGAGCGGGTGTGTCATTGTTTGGGAAAATGGCTAGGACATCCCGACAAG TTTGTGGGCATCACCTATGCCCTGACCGTTGTGTGGCTCCTGGTGTTTGCCTGTTCTGCTGTGCCTGTGTACATTTACTTCAACACCTGGACCACCTGCCAGTCTATTGCCTTTCCCAGCAAGACCTCTGCCAGTATAGGCAGCCTCTGTGCAGATGCCAGAATGTACG GTGTTCTCCCATGGAATGCTTTCCCCGGCAAGGTGTGTGGCTCCAACCTTCTGTCCATCTGCAAAACAGCTGAG TTCCAAATGACCTTCCACCTGTTCATTGCTGCATTTGTGGGGGCTGCAGCCACACTGGTTTCTCTG CTCACCTTCATGATTGCTGCCACTTACAACTTTGCCGTCCTTAAGCTCATGGGCCGAGGCACCAAGTTCTGA